In Cytobacillus oceanisediminis, the following proteins share a genomic window:
- a CDS encoding LTA synthase family protein: MKQHIKRPYWYLPILLIGLVTAFWFFKTLYFIEELDLSPHKKLILLSSAGFGLVIASMFFARRSLIGSLAAFLVYSLMSFLLYADVVYERYYDAILHIELAGQANQLGEIADSVVSLMYKSDLLYWADLPLLAISFYFMHKKNDSAGNRLKQAASAGGIGMAAILIASFLPLQPEHTDQYKVSLTGIIPAHIYDIAQSYREKALAEEYAKQQKKQLAKLKQKFEDKFETPAESAIFGKYKGKNLIMVQAESLNTFPIGMNINGQDITPNIDQLIASSSYYPNTYLQIGRGNTSDAEFVANNSMYPIAAKGIYQTYPDNHFLSLPVALNKMGYTTSATHGNSPDFWNRQEAYRQQGYDHFYHINHPKIDRSEIIGMGISDESIFNQMASLYKEMEKPFYNFIITLSVHRPFELPIEHQYLDLPAEFKDTPTGNYLQSVHYFDQALGNFIKELKKDNLWDDTIFVMYGDHYGLVPKNEAEIKKLLDIKFDEKERFRVPLIIHHPGQVKGQVSTITTSQMDIYPTISTLLGIQGPLIQFGESLDLKKEGFAGFAYETTRYTYFTDDYDYMASHDGKFESGTCVDNRTGKKADIEACRGVYNKLRNDVQDSKFLLENNMVRKVFEME; the protein is encoded by the coding sequence ATGAAGCAGCATATAAAAAGACCTTATTGGTATTTACCTATATTATTGATAGGACTGGTCACAGCATTCTGGTTTTTTAAAACCCTTTATTTTATAGAGGAGCTTGATCTAAGTCCTCATAAAAAATTGATTCTTCTTTCTTCAGCAGGGTTTGGGCTGGTCATTGCCTCCATGTTTTTCGCCAGGAGGTCTTTAATAGGAAGCTTGGCGGCTTTTTTGGTCTACTCCCTCATGTCTTTTCTTTTATACGCGGATGTTGTCTACGAAAGGTACTATGATGCAATTCTCCACATAGAATTAGCAGGACAGGCAAACCAGCTGGGAGAAATTGCAGATTCAGTTGTCTCATTAATGTACAAGTCTGATCTGCTTTATTGGGCCGACCTTCCTTTGCTGGCAATCTCCTTTTATTTCATGCACAAAAAGAACGATTCTGCCGGTAACCGCCTTAAGCAAGCTGCTTCAGCCGGGGGAATTGGAATGGCCGCCATATTGATTGCTTCGTTTCTCCCTTTACAGCCTGAACATACAGATCAGTACAAAGTATCCTTAACAGGCATAATCCCTGCACATATTTATGACATTGCCCAAAGTTACCGCGAAAAGGCTTTGGCAGAGGAATATGCCAAGCAGCAAAAAAAACAGCTGGCAAAACTAAAGCAAAAATTTGAAGATAAATTTGAGACACCAGCAGAGTCTGCAATCTTTGGAAAATATAAAGGGAAAAACCTGATTATGGTTCAGGCAGAATCTCTTAACACCTTTCCCATCGGTATGAACATTAATGGGCAAGACATTACACCCAATATCGATCAATTAATAGCTTCAAGCAGCTATTACCCAAATACTTATCTGCAGATCGGGCGTGGAAACACCTCAGATGCAGAGTTTGTTGCCAATAATTCAATGTATCCGATTGCCGCTAAAGGGATCTATCAAACATATCCTGATAACCACTTTCTGTCTCTGCCTGTGGCCCTAAATAAAATGGGGTACACAACGAGTGCCACTCATGGAAACAGCCCGGATTTTTGGAACCGGCAGGAAGCATACCGCCAGCAAGGTTATGATCATTTTTACCATATTAATCATCCCAAAATTGACCGAAGTGAAATTATTGGAATGGGAATCTCGGATGAAAGCATTTTTAATCAAATGGCAAGCCTATATAAAGAAATGGAAAAACCATTTTATAACTTTATTATTACGCTATCTGTCCATAGACCATTTGAATTGCCAATAGAACATCAATACCTGGATCTGCCGGCTGAGTTCAAAGATACACCCACAGGAAATTACCTTCAAAGCGTCCATTATTTTGATCAGGCCTTAGGAAACTTTATTAAGGAACTTAAGAAGGACAATTTATGGGATGATACCATATTCGTTATGTATGGTGATCACTATGGATTGGTTCCAAAGAATGAAGCTGAAATAAAGAAGCTTCTCGATATCAAGTTCGATGAAAAAGAACGCTTCAGGGTACCGCTGATCATCCATCATCCAGGCCAGGTAAAAGGGCAAGTGAGTACCATTACGACAAGCCAGATGGATATCTACCCGACCATTTCTACTCTTTTAGGTATTCAAGGGCCTCTCATTCAATTTGGTGAATCTCTTGACTTAAAAAAAGAAGGGTTTGCGGGATTTGCCTATGAAACAACCAGGTACACCTATTTTACCGATGATTATGATTATATGGCCTCACATGATGGGAAATTTGAATCGGGAACCTGTGTAGACAATCGAACAGGCAAAAAAGCAGATATTGAGGCTTGCAGAGGTGTTTATAATAAGTTAAGGAATGACGTTCAAGATTCGAAGTTTTTATTGGAAAACAATATGGTTAGAAAAGTATTTGAAATGGAATAA
- a CDS encoding DUF4179 domain-containing protein: protein MNSPFNHLHKMLTEEEKEKLKFTADDRKAVFRKIQENKEPPKRKGNIVQTAAAYVLAPVALAIITLAVLLQTPLKQEVVTALPFLETFLSKYGDEGQKEAVKENKVQVINQSVVSEGVRITIHEVLYDGARISISYSLEPEDDKLKENLLDIFLFNISVDGEKVSEYGLSGGGEKKQGNKIIKVQNLEIEKNLPNQFTLDFNIQELIASSPDNMESQFIKGEWEFSFPIKRIGKIYTLNPNASKTTELGEIKVNKIAFAPSGVLVEIERKQKTELINNGKVIDYKLLDEDGNELKQIGGTSDTFRYKSGFGTGKGKRIYTPVEDIPESITLKSYYRFFEPDQIKEYTTTISEKLPLYLPQGEGGGIVVKKVEKKPNEVWVYFHVEGDFAEERKYDLSLQKGKAMTPASRIDSEGDLDNKKRKNQLIKFKTQYNDDLYFRTTNYIPEWVKGWELKIPIDKDQLSKE from the coding sequence ATGAATAGTCCTTTTAACCATTTACATAAAATGCTGACTGAAGAAGAAAAAGAGAAATTGAAATTTACAGCAGATGACCGTAAAGCTGTTTTTAGAAAAATACAAGAAAATAAGGAACCGCCTAAAAGGAAAGGAAATATAGTTCAAACGGCTGCTGCATATGTCCTTGCACCTGTTGCACTTGCCATTATAACATTAGCTGTCCTGCTGCAAACTCCATTGAAGCAGGAGGTGGTTACAGCATTGCCGTTTCTTGAAACCTTCCTATCCAAATATGGGGATGAAGGGCAAAAGGAAGCGGTTAAAGAAAACAAAGTGCAGGTTATTAATCAATCAGTTGTAAGTGAAGGGGTCAGAATTACCATTCATGAAGTGCTATATGATGGAGCACGAATTTCTATATCATATTCACTTGAGCCTGAGGATGATAAATTGAAAGAAAACCTTCTTGATATTTTTCTATTTAATATAAGTGTTGATGGTGAGAAAGTAAGTGAATATGGATTATCAGGCGGGGGGGAGAAAAAGCAGGGGAATAAGATTATTAAAGTACAAAATTTAGAGATCGAAAAGAATCTGCCAAACCAATTCACCCTAGATTTTAATATTCAAGAATTGATCGCCTCCAGTCCTGATAATATGGAGTCGCAATTCATCAAGGGCGAATGGGAGTTTTCCTTCCCTATCAAGAGGATTGGTAAAATATATACGCTAAATCCAAATGCCTCAAAGACTACCGAATTAGGTGAAATAAAAGTAAATAAAATCGCATTTGCTCCAAGTGGTGTTCTCGTGGAGATAGAACGCAAACAAAAAACAGAGCTAATCAATAACGGGAAAGTAATCGATTACAAGCTGCTGGATGAAGACGGAAATGAATTAAAGCAAATAGGGGGCACAAGTGATACGTTTAGATATAAATCCGGATTTGGAACAGGGAAAGGGAAGAGGATCTACACTCCAGTTGAAGACATACCGGAATCGATTACCCTCAAATCGTATTATAGATTTTTCGAGCCGGATCAAATAAAGGAATATACAACAACCATTTCTGAGAAACTGCCTCTTTATTTGCCCCAAGGGGAAGGCGGAGGTATTGTTGTGAAGAAAGTCGAAAAAAAGCCAAATGAAGTCTGGGTGTATTTCCATGTAGAGGGTGACTTTGCTGAAGAGAGAAAATACGATCTTTCCTTACAAAAGGGCAAGGCAATGACCCCGGCAAGCAGAATCGATAGCGAAGGGGATCTAGACAATAAAAAGCGTAAAAATCAATTAATAAAATTCAAAACTCAATATAATGATGATTTATATTTCCGTACAACGAATTATATACCTGAATGGGTCAAAGGCTGGGAATTAAAGATTCCTATAGATAAGGATCAGCTGAGCAAGGAGTAA
- a CDS encoding sigma-70 family RNA polymerase sigma factor, with protein MNAEKIEKVNLNHNIEQIIEELMIEHGNELTFLAYSYVKNTEEAKDIVQNVFVAAFQHLAAFRGDSSIKTWLYRITINKCKDHLKSSLFKRVILLGTSPETNKKESPIDENYLEQEASKVIKKAVFTLRLKYREVILMRYYQDLTIKEISTILNLPEATVNTRLRRAKKQLAPLLEKEVFSNE; from the coding sequence ATGAATGCCGAAAAAATAGAAAAAGTCAATCTCAACCATAACATAGAACAAATAATAGAAGAACTTATGATTGAGCATGGAAATGAACTAACCTTTCTTGCCTATTCTTACGTAAAAAATACTGAGGAGGCAAAAGACATTGTACAGAACGTGTTCGTAGCTGCCTTTCAGCACTTGGCAGCATTTAGAGGTGATAGTTCTATAAAAACCTGGCTTTATCGGATTACGATAAATAAATGCAAGGATCATTTAAAAAGCTCTTTGTTCAAGCGAGTGATCCTCTTAGGTACCAGCCCTGAAACAAACAAAAAGGAATCTCCTATTGATGAAAACTATTTGGAGCAGGAAGCTTCCAAGGTAATTAAAAAAGCAGTTTTCACATTAAGGCTAAAGTACAGGGAAGTCATTTTGATGAGATATTATCAGGATTTAACCATAAAGGAAATCTCTACTATACTAAATCTTCCAGAAGCAACAGTAAATACAAGGCTTCGCCGGGCCAAGAAGCAGCTGGCACCTTTATTGGAAAAGGAGGTATTTTCAAATGAATAG
- a CDS encoding Wzz/FepE/Etk N-terminal domain-containing protein has protein sequence MEKIKYPVYDYMKFIWKKKLLLIGFTILCMVIGAGLSYTKQTVYTSTANVFTGNAENDLLSKPELITPIYKEELPDGISDSLNIKIVGPFHISLSLSGPNKEAVESNTKKVAEQYTQDLTERFNEQYEAQKNYKNALEGLMEETKETISQYNQLKQETSDENKLFNFTEALINKRYWEYTTDFRDADLDLSMAEPPRLIPGISTTQTSNNLLRNTILAGAFGFQLMLVLLVLWKYIINARRALSERK, from the coding sequence ATGGAGAAGATAAAATATCCGGTTTACGACTATATGAAGTTCATTTGGAAAAAGAAGCTTTTGTTGATCGGTTTTACTATTTTGTGCATGGTGATTGGTGCGGGGCTTAGTTATACAAAGCAGACTGTGTATACTTCGACTGCAAATGTTTTCACCGGAAACGCGGAAAATGATTTACTATCAAAACCAGAATTGATCACACCTATCTATAAAGAGGAACTTCCGGATGGGATAAGTGATTCCCTAAATATCAAAATTGTTGGACCGTTCCATATTTCATTAAGTTTAAGCGGACCGAACAAAGAAGCAGTAGAAAGCAATACAAAAAAAGTAGCTGAGCAATATACACAGGACCTGACAGAGCGATTTAATGAACAGTATGAGGCTCAGAAAAATTACAAGAATGCTCTTGAAGGATTAATGGAAGAAACAAAAGAGACTATTTCACAATATAATCAGCTGAAGCAGGAAACCTCAGACGAAAACAAGCTATTTAACTTTACTGAGGCATTGATCAATAAAAGGTATTGGGAGTATACAACAGACTTTCGTGATGCCGACTTAGATTTATCTATGGCAGAACCTCCTAGGTTAATACCGGGCATTTCAACAACCCAAACATCAAATAACCTTCTTAGAAATACTATACTTGCTGGTGCCTTTGGCTTCCAACTAATGCTGGTCCTTCTAGTGCTTTGGAAATATATCATTAACGCTCGCCGCGCATTATCGGAGCGAAAATAG
- a CDS encoding flippase: MSNSFVKNTIMTLSRQISGILLGLLASIIIARSLGPEGNGLYQLIVLLPTTLMTLLNLGVGTSSVYYVGQKKYDIKDIIKTNTASGAVLSLAAVIIGLIGVMFFSDKFFEGVPPNYLYFILLIMPLLMLNDFYLVIFQGVQDFKSFNSLALLRQLAALITLVIFIFVLKIGLVGTVIAFIAGVVTQFIVTLILLNKNLKTNLFSGSFSKAYFKESFSFGFKAHFSNVLSFINYRADIYLISMFLNPAAVGLYGVAVSIAERLWIVSQSISSVLYPAISSSSDVDSKNKLTSVISRNVLFFSIIAGIVFYFASDIIFRLLFGEAYADSSDILKMLLPGIILFSVDRILSNDLAGRGKPELNMYTSIFTVASNIILNILLIPKVGIAGAAISTSVTYSLSTLVKMILFKRETGVSYSKMVLLQKEDLILFKRLINKAVKRS; the protein is encoded by the coding sequence ATGAGCAATTCATTTGTAAAAAATACGATCATGACGTTAAGCAGGCAAATCTCCGGTATTTTACTTGGCCTTTTGGCTTCCATTATTATTGCAAGATCATTAGGCCCTGAAGGAAATGGCTTGTACCAGCTGATTGTCCTGCTTCCTACTACCCTTATGACCCTGCTTAATTTGGGTGTAGGTACCTCCAGTGTGTATTACGTTGGACAGAAGAAATATGACATAAAGGATATTATCAAGACGAATACTGCTTCAGGCGCTGTTTTAAGTCTAGCAGCTGTCATTATTGGCCTTATAGGCGTTATGTTTTTTTCGGACAAGTTCTTTGAAGGAGTGCCGCCAAATTACCTTTACTTCATTCTGCTGATTATGCCGCTGCTAATGCTTAATGATTTTTATCTGGTTATTTTTCAGGGAGTCCAGGATTTTAAATCCTTTAATTCACTGGCTCTATTAAGACAGCTGGCCGCATTGATTACTCTGGTTATATTTATTTTTGTGCTCAAGATCGGTCTTGTCGGAACAGTCATTGCTTTTATTGCAGGGGTTGTAACGCAATTTATAGTAACGCTGATTCTGCTGAATAAAAATCTAAAAACCAATTTGTTCTCAGGGAGCTTTTCTAAGGCTTATTTTAAGGAATCCTTTTCATTCGGCTTTAAAGCCCACTTCAGCAATGTATTGTCATTCATCAATTACAGAGCTGATATCTACCTTATTTCAATGTTCCTTAATCCAGCGGCGGTTGGTTTATACGGAGTGGCTGTCAGTATCGCAGAAAGATTATGGATTGTTTCTCAATCCATTTCTTCGGTTTTATACCCAGCCATCTCTTCTTCAAGTGATGTTGATAGTAAAAATAAACTAACAAGCGTAATAAGCAGAAACGTTTTATTCTTTTCTATAATAGCCGGTATCGTTTTTTACTTTGCCAGCGATATCATTTTCAGATTGCTATTTGGAGAGGCATATGCAGACAGTTCCGATATTTTAAAAATGCTGCTGCCTGGAATTATCTTATTCTCTGTTGATCGAATACTTTCCAATGATCTAGCAGGGAGAGGAAAGCCCGAGCTAAATATGTACACTTCTATTTTCACAGTAGCTTCTAATATTATTTTAAATATCCTGCTCATTCCCAAAGTTGGAATAGCTGGGGCTGCTATAAGTACCTCAGTCACTTATAGTTTAAGTACACTGGTAAAAATGATTTTATTCAAAAGGGAAACAGGCGTATCTTATTCAAAGATGGTTCTATTGCAAAAAGAGGATCTTATCCTTTTCAAACGACTAATCAATAAGGCGGTAAAAAGATCATGA
- a CDS encoding glycosyltransferase, with protein MKVLIIPSWYPIKENPILGIFFKEQAKAIQKSGCDVTVIYPEIKTMRFYNANWKKGIKAEDEEGIKTYRYRGYNPFPARIPYATGYIYYLRLKTLYSQMVKAEGKPDIIHAHSCLWGGWAAAKIAAEEKIPLVVTEHSSKLVRGLLKPYEEKEITKTLRQTDRIISVGPSLKKALAHYTDKEIVEIPNIVDFKSFQNADLVEASKTNNFRFFSLALLTPNKGMDLLIRSFASGFKDQEAELFIGGDGAQKEELMNLAKTLGVDKQVIFLGAINREEVIQQMNACDTFVLASKFETFGVVLIEALACGKPVISTDSGGPGSIVNEKNGIIVPVDNEEKLRQAMEKVYHNYSDYDSKEIREDCSARFSEEVIMEQILRIYQTLV; from the coding sequence ATGAAAGTCCTAATCATCCCTTCATGGTACCCTATTAAAGAAAATCCGATTTTAGGCATATTCTTCAAGGAGCAGGCAAAAGCTATCCAAAAAAGCGGATGTGACGTTACTGTTATCTATCCTGAAATAAAAACGATGCGTTTCTATAATGCCAATTGGAAAAAAGGGATCAAAGCCGAGGATGAGGAAGGTATAAAAACATACCGCTACAGAGGGTATAACCCCTTCCCTGCCAGAATCCCTTATGCTACAGGATATATCTATTATTTAAGATTGAAAACGCTATACAGCCAAATGGTTAAAGCAGAAGGGAAGCCAGATATTATCCATGCCCACTCATGTCTTTGGGGAGGCTGGGCAGCAGCAAAAATAGCGGCGGAAGAAAAGATTCCTCTTGTTGTTACCGAACATTCGAGCAAACTAGTTAGAGGCCTGCTTAAGCCATATGAAGAGAAAGAAATCACTAAAACGCTGAGGCAAACAGACAGAATTATATCAGTAGGGCCAAGTTTAAAAAAAGCGCTAGCACATTATACGGACAAAGAAATTGTTGAAATCCCCAACATAGTAGATTTCAAAAGCTTTCAGAATGCAGACCTTGTTGAGGCCAGCAAAACGAATAACTTCAGATTCTTCTCGTTAGCTTTATTAACGCCCAATAAAGGGATGGACTTACTGATCAGAAGTTTTGCCAGTGGCTTTAAAGACCAGGAAGCTGAACTATTTATCGGTGGAGACGGCGCCCAAAAAGAAGAATTAATGAACCTGGCCAAAACATTGGGTGTTGATAAGCAAGTAATATTTCTGGGTGCGATAAACCGGGAAGAAGTAATACAGCAGATGAATGCGTGTGATACTTTTGTACTTGCCAGTAAATTTGAAACATTCGGGGTTGTGCTAATTGAGGCCCTAGCCTGCGGAAAGCCGGTGATTTCAACAGACTCGGGAGGACCTGGTTCCATCGTTAATGAAAAGAACGGAATTATTGTTCCTGTTGATAACGAAGAAAAGCTCCGCCAAGCGATGGAAAAGGTCTACCATAACTATTCAGATTATGACTCAAAAGAAATACGCGAAGATTGTTCGGCAAGATTCAGTGAAGAAGTGATTATGGAACAAATTTTAAGAATATATCAAACTCTAGTTTAG
- a CDS encoding O-antigen ligase family protein: MNWKATAYIVVFALIFLDSFFFNVPIGPLRITLLRLVIGVLFIIMLDQIFLKRNPLITDHIKFPLAFLGIWFYYGALSLVWTSNKGTAVKELYYFAVFLLLIIVLIFLLQHLKSSLITKTFWISGFVLVLISVLEFKFNIHLPTSRFVIEAERFTDATASRATGFFYNENDFALYLVMIIPFYLAGLLKKPILFKLVNTGLIIAIFIITYLNDARLSVMAIVLQVLLFTLLSFRRFIKHSARLFLLFSPLLFLAAAGIFYYLSNASLFEGIKAGQGSGFIRMNLYLSGLYASFKSFMLGVGPGNFQHHIYFNTLGFTNPHNWWLEILTNYGLFIFAGYCIFFGYILIQLYLIYWSDKKNNKLALTLFLSFIGFAIACLGPSSLFYFWPMWLLYGVTLGYIVQKRKYLKRERTPDHSLESKEG; the protein is encoded by the coding sequence ATGAATTGGAAAGCCACAGCTTATATAGTTGTATTTGCTCTGATTTTTTTAGACTCGTTTTTCTTTAATGTTCCCATTGGCCCCTTACGAATAACACTATTAAGGCTGGTTATCGGAGTGCTATTCATTATTATGCTTGATCAGATTTTTCTTAAGAGAAATCCTTTGATTACTGATCATATTAAATTCCCGCTGGCCTTTCTGGGAATTTGGTTTTACTATGGCGCCCTTTCGCTAGTATGGACAAGCAATAAAGGGACAGCAGTGAAGGAGCTTTATTACTTTGCCGTCTTCTTATTGTTAATTATTGTTTTGATATTTTTACTGCAGCACCTTAAGAGCAGCTTGATAACGAAAACATTTTGGATTAGCGGCTTTGTATTGGTCCTGATCTCTGTTTTGGAGTTTAAATTTAATATCCATTTGCCTACCTCCCGTTTCGTCATTGAAGCAGAAAGATTTACGGATGCCACAGCGAGTCGGGCTACAGGCTTCTTTTACAATGAAAATGACTTTGCTTTATACTTAGTCATGATCATTCCATTCTATTTAGCGGGACTGCTAAAAAAGCCGATATTATTCAAATTAGTAAATACCGGTTTGATTATAGCCATCTTTATAATTACGTATTTAAATGATGCCCGATTAAGTGTAATGGCTATAGTCCTGCAAGTACTGCTATTTACATTGCTATCATTTAGACGTTTCATTAAACATAGCGCACGCCTGTTTCTGTTATTCAGTCCACTCCTATTCCTAGCAGCAGCTGGCATTTTCTATTACCTTTCAAACGCTTCTTTATTTGAAGGGATCAAAGCCGGCCAGGGATCTGGATTTATTCGGATGAACTTATACTTAAGCGGCCTATACGCATCCTTTAAGTCCTTTATGTTAGGAGTAGGTCCAGGAAACTTCCAGCATCATATTTATTTTAATACACTTGGATTTACGAATCCCCATAACTGGTGGCTAGAGATCCTCACTAACTATGGCCTCTTCATTTTTGCAGGTTATTGCATATTCTTTGGCTATATCTTAATCCAGTTATATTTGATTTACTGGTCGGATAAAAAGAATAATAAACTGGCTTTGACTCTTTTCCTAAGCTTTATCGGCTTTGCGATAGCATGCCTGGGGCCAAGCAGCTTATTTTACTTCTGGCCGATGTGGCTGCTGTATGGCGTAACCCTTGGATATATTGTTCAAAAAAGAAAATATTTAAAAAGGGAACGCACTCCTGATCATTCTCTAGAAAGTAAAGAAGGCTGA